ACGATTTCGCTGCGTTCCGGAAACGTTGCCGGATCATGGGCCACGGCAGCCACGGTGGGCACGGGAAGGCCCAGGGAGAAATCCTTCAATACGACGACGATGCCCTCGCGCTTGAAGGCGTCCATCAGTTCGTGAAGCACGGGGTCGGTAAAGCTGGCCGGATCAAGGGAAGGCGTCACTGGTCGGTCCCGGTCCACCACGGCGCAGACATGGCGTTCCACCAGCTCGCATACGCCTTGAAGGATCGACTCTTCAGGAGTGTTTCCAGCGGATGATCCGTTGAATTCATTGATCTTTCGAAACCATTCCAGCGGAACGAGAAACTCCCGGCCGGTATCCAGCCGGGTTGCCGGCACGAAGCGCCAGGCAACGAGATCCATCAGGCTTTCTATTTGTTCCTCAGGTAACGTATCGGAGACGGAGCAGGCGATCTCGGAAATCGGCAGAACTTGTCCCGGCCATTTTCGCTGTGCCTCACTCCAGGTGCAAGGCTCGGTATCCTGAATACCTTGCCAAAAACTGAAGAAACTAAATCGTTCAGCCAGTTCCACCAAGGCCGAGGCCTCGGCCTGGATGGCGGACGCTCCCTTACCCATTTGTTTACGTGTTGGCATGACCCTGCGGGCTGTTTTACCGCAGATGCTCAGATAGACCGGGATGCCCAGCCGTCCGGTATCGATGCGCCGGGTCTCGGCCAGCACGTCTTCCCCAAAAACCTCCAGAGAAGCACGAACCTTGGCTACCGTTTCCTGGGGAGGACAAACCTTGTCCAGTTCCAGGGTATGTCCCTTGGGACATGATTGCAGACGAATGCTCATCGCGGCCTCAATCGGTAAAGATACGTTTCCTGGTTGGCCTCGGTCCCGGAAAGTCCGTGAAAATTGACCGCGGGCACCGGTGAAGGAACACAGGAACGGGAGATTTGAAAGTAATCCTTCGCGGCGGCAAAAAATTTTATCGCACGCCGCCCGGAATTCGCGGAAAGCAGAATTTCCGCGGTGGCCATGGGTTCCAAATGAGTCCGTAAAAAAGAAAGCAATGGATCAAAAAATTGCTCACGGTAGAGAACTTCTGAAGCAATGATCCGGTGATAGCGCTCCGGATGGTCTTCCTTAATAAAGTTCACGGCCTGAACGACGACTGTGTCGCCGAGCCCATTGCGTAATGCATTGATACGCGCAAAAAGCAAAGCTTCGGGGACAATATCGCTGAGAACCACGAAAAACCCACGCTTGGCCGCGAATAACCCGGCCAAGCCCAGGCCTGCCCCGATCTCCAGAACCCGCTCCTCGGAACCAGGGGCAACCCCACGCATATACATGGCCAAGGGCAGGGAAGCCGGCCATATCTTGGCCCAAAGCGGTAAGGCGTCTATTCCCACTCCCGCTTCTGATCCCGATTCAGGGCCGACTGTGAACGAAGAAAGGTTCAGGCGTTGATCAATATAGGCTTCCATATCCGAAAGCTGGAGGCACTCCAGAACGTCCTCGCCGATGCGTACGGTTTCGAAATGGACCGCGTGCCTGGCGGAGACAAGCTCCAAAAGCTGATCAAGGGAGGCCTGTTCAAGAAGCCGCGATAGTTCCGCGCTGGACACTGACCGGCTAAGCAGTTGCAATCGGGAATTGCCGTTGGGCGTTCCAGCTTTACCGGTGTTGGGCTTGGCCATGTTGAGGTAAGGGCTGGAAAATACGTG
The sequence above is a segment of the Desulfonatronum thiodismutans genome. Coding sequences within it:
- a CDS encoding class I SAM-dependent methyltransferase, giving the protein MAKPNTGKAGTPNGNSRLQLLSRSVSSAELSRLLEQASLDQLLELVSARHAVHFETVRIGEDVLECLQLSDMEAYIDQRLNLSSFTVGPESGSEAGVGIDALPLWAKIWPASLPLAMYMRGVAPGSEERVLEIGAGLGLAGLFAAKRGFFVVLSDIVPEALLFARINALRNGLGDTVVVQAVNFIKEDHPERYHRIIASEVLYREQFFDPLLSFLRTHLEPMATAEILLSANSGRRAIKFFAAAKDYFQISRSCVPSPVPAVNFHGLSGTEANQETYLYRLRPR